Sequence from the Helianthus annuus cultivar XRQ/B chromosome 13, HanXRQr2.0-SUNRISE, whole genome shotgun sequence genome:
tattatatatatcaatttATAAAAGTGGTTTTCGCTAGTGAAGTTTTTAGTTTTTTAAATATTACCACACAAGTTTCTAACTTCCTGATTGCACACAACCAAGAAAGAGAAAAGGAAACCAAGAAAGAGAAGAGGAACTTTAGCTTTCTTTTTCAATATGAATTTATATTGTACAATTTAGGAAGTGATAATATTATCAATTTATTATTCATTTATCTTTCCTTTTCAACTTTTGAATTTAGTAAACAAACTTGTTTAAAATTTATTAGACACGTTAGTTTTGATAAAGTTTTGTTCAAAATCAACACAGTCATATATAATTGACTTTTTGTTCTTACCGCAACGAATCAAACTGATACCGTTCGAACAACTTCATTAGCGGTACCAATAtccgtttttatggttttcggcAAAAAATTCGCTAAAAACGGAGTTGAATATGCAATAGGGTATTTTTTTTAATATCGTAAGTTATAGCGGGTGTTAGTACTGGTACAAGTATCGTCATCAACCGAATTAATATCGTCTCAAAAATATTATTACCACGTCGATTCTAACTGAAGATCAGTTCTGGTATCGGTACTACCATAACAATTACTgatatttgtttttatggttttcaatcAACGCAGATGTAAAACATGTCCTTTTAGGCATATTACGAATTTATTTTTCAAGTTTTATTTTTGGTTCCTATACCGAGTGTCGGTATTGTATCAATACTAGCCTAATAAATCCAAACGATATTGACCAAATTCACGCCGCAACACGCGTAAGAATCCTACTAGTTTATATTAAATTTGAATAATTATATTTGAAAAAGATTGTAATTTGAAACCGAAAAAGTAGGAATATACCGCCAACAATTGGTCAAAATAGCATAAATGCACAATTGCAGAGGACCTTCTTGCATCAAATCTATTAGGGTCCCTACCAAGAAAGTGATAACATGAATAGGGTTGTCATAGTAATTTTATAGGGACAAAAAAAGCCCTATCCCCTGGTGATTTAGGTTTGCCCAAAATAAACTTCATCTACAgttgtttcaaatcaaaataaaaacCGTAAAATCCAATAAAAAACCCGATGTGACCACTCATAGCATGCCAGAAAAAGACCTGATCACCTAAATGTAGTATCTCGTCTCTCATACTGGCATGCTTTAAGGAGGGTGACACTATAAGCATTGAAAAATTCATTTAAGGAAACGAAAGATTCATCAAAACATGTTAGACCATCTCCGATGCAAGTTCTCCACATCGGCTTACCCTGTCTGCCCGAACAATgcctgtctctctctctctctctcttccatGTCGGACCAATGGCCTCCACGGGCAGGAGCGTGGAGATGGTCTTACATGTAACTTCATATGAATATGCTGTATTGGCATTTGCGTGTTACTTGTTTATGAGGAAGCTACAGTTTATAGATAACTTATTCTGATTATGGTTTTCATATCATTTTGGGTCAAAATATAAGATTTGGAGAAACAGattaagaaaaatatgaaaaTTGGTTGCCGagatatatgtatataaattACATAACTATCCCTAACCTCAATCATCGGATTCTCGGCTTCTTTAAGTCGTAACGATTGGTTTGAGAACACTCATCCAACTATGTGACTATCATGACATTATGCAAGAAATGTAAAATCCCAACAAAATATTTTGTTAGAGCTGACAAAGCCTGTGGTGATGTTAAATAGACGCAACACAACGCATTTAACATGACTAATGAACCCGAAAATTAAACGTGTCATTTTCATAAATGCTAACACGGACTTGCTTAATAAGCGGGTTACATGACACAATGCCTTTAACACGATTAAAGATAACAGGTTCAATAACACGAATGACACAGCATTACAAGTTTAACACGGTTAAACATAAGCAAGTCAATTACATGAATGACACAACACATATACAAGTATACAACAATTATTGACACTATTCACTAGATAtggtaaaaaaataaaacaccattgatacaataaaataaaaattacaaaggATTATAATTAATctatataatatatttaattattaataagaCTGTGTCATTTTGAAAAACCGGTCTTAAACATGTTATGCGTGTCATCAGTGGGTTAAGCTTAAGACACGTTTTTAATCGTGTCATTAATGTGTCGACCCGTTTATGACCAGAACACCTTTAACTCGTCTGGAGTCATATCGTATCAACGAGATGTGTCATAAATTTCCAGCCCTATTGTGGTTCCGAACCTTCCTTGAAAAAGATGTAAACTTTGACTTTTGACTCGATCATATACTAGTAATCTTCACATGATCATATAATGTGAATATTAATACAGAACACCAATCCGGGGTCATGAATCACCATTAGCTCAAAGTCAGCTCAACATCCAGTTGTTAAATCTAAATTACTAGTTTAACTAGGAACAACTTTCTCGTGTGGATTCAACCGCAAACCCAGAAATATACCTCTTCTGCTGCtgcaaaaataaacaaacaaattcaCTTCAAGAGGTGGTGAAGATGTGAAATTCCCTCAAGCACAGGTCTCAGGTTTGACTCTTGCTTCTACTATTTTCCTACAATAACCTCTTGAAAGCCACCTGCCCACTACGAGCTGAGATTTAGCTGATCCTGTTGTTTAGCAAGGTATTGGCGGGCCGTGTGAATTTTCCAGTAACAGGTTCTCACGGTTGCCAAACATATTTTTGAGAGAGATCAAATGACCAATTCCATTAGGGGGTGAGccagtataatacttaaccattcagaggcaaatgtctgaccaattcagattagaggtcttaaccattcagactcagtataatgctcaaccatttagaggcaaatgtctgaataatcattcagacatttgctcgcgaaacaaacaacCCCTGAGTGATACGAACCCAACTCCTATATGGGTCAAAGCAGTTATTGAAAAAGGAAACCGATGGGGGTAAATGGGTAGCTGAAATTTAGGGCCACTTACCATTGCTATTATTGCTTATTTATATCTTTTATTCTAGTTTTAGGACCATGTCGATGTTTATTTTGATTTAGCAACTTGGTTTGTGTTTTGGAGATTCGCCATCTTGAATTGGCTTCTATCTTGTAATTCTTAGATTTCCGGTTTTATTTAATTTCTGGAAATCTATCGGTGAGCCTTTGTGTTGTACAGGAATTAGCCTAACTGAGGTCACATAAACATAACTAATAAGCTGCAGACAGTGAGAAAGTTTTGCTGCCCAGGAATGCAGctcacaaacaaaaaaaaaaaaaaaaaaaaaaaaacattcaaatGGGGTCTAATAACCTCCTAACTAAGTTGGGCAAAACTGGCAAGTCGTGTAATGGGTCAAGTTGGGTTCGGATTTATCATTTCACTTCACATTTGGTTCAGGTCAAGACAGGCCAAATAAAAGGAAGTATCAGGTTGGTTCGGGTATAGACTCACCTTGAAATAAATCATTTTAGAAAAAAATGTATGAAGATGGGTGCACAACTATATTTGCTTTTATAGTGGCGGTAGAGGTGGGGGCCACGGTGGGGACGATAGTAAGTGGTGTCGTCATAGTGACCCACTTGACCCGTTATATAAGTTTAGTAGACGCAAAGAGAACACATAAGCAAATTTATGTATTCAAATCAATCCGTTTCATGAGAAAAcaccacatatatatatatcaagtAAGTGTAGTCTCCTTACTAGGAGTAGCTGTATAGGTTTCTTAACTAAAGGTAGATATTTAGCTAACTTACTTATGAATGAGTCAATACGTATAAAGAGTAAAATCAAAACGTTTAACTTATAAAACGGGTCGAACAGGATGAAACACACATGTAAATAAAAATCGACGGAAAAGTACTTTGGGTCAACCCAACATGTTTCGACCCGTACTAGAAAATTACTCATTTTAACCAGAACATGTTCTGTTACCAAACACTCACCTCTAGTCTTAACAATGTATCCAACTCCACGATAAAGCTGCACGTTACTCATCAAACTTTCACAAAATACTCATAAAACTAAAATACACAAACAAAATAAACCACAATCAATGATACAATAGAACataaagaaagaaaaaagatACAAATCATACAAAAGCCCGATTACAACGATGCGATACTTTTAAATCGCATGACGATCTCGAGCAGGGAAAGGCCAGTGTTTACCAATCACAAAACTGAATCCAGATTTTTCACTTTTACTGCATGTATGGCCTTCTTTATCGTAAATAATCGTATAATTCGAGCTGCTTACATCCCTAAAATAGCAGAATTCATCATCACCATATTTATACATCTGTTGTGTACTCCCCAATCCACTAACCACCAAGTTTCCCTTCACAAACATCGAACCCTGACCATTTTGTACGTTTTCAAGAACACTCGTAAAAGATTTAGAACCCGAATTGCCGATCTTTTTCTCATTAAAACCCAAAGTAATATCTGCCAACTCAGCGTAACTTCCATTTCCTTTGTCCTCTGTATCAGAGTGTATGTAAAAAGAAAATGTTTTCAAAGATTCTTTCGAAACAACAGAAGACGGAATTTTGGCATACACGCTATCATTAAACTCGATTATCTGATTAACGATTTGGGAATCAGCATTTTCCGCCATCACCATAATATTAGTGTAATTGAATTTTTGTGTTGTTTCGGTTACTATCTTCCCGTGTGAAGATTGTACCCACCCGGTTGACTTTATTGACCGTGTGGCCTTAGTAACGAACGTTCCATTCAAACCCGTGTAATTCGAGACTAAAGAAACATGAAGAGGCGAAATATTTTGTGTTAATAACTTCCCAGTTGTCTTCTCACTCTTTTCGTCCAACCACACGTGTAAATTCGCATCAATGTACCAAACGTTTAACGCGTTCGTGACGCTAAACCCAAACTCATGAGTCTTCCCGTTTAAAATACTTCCCAAAAACGGGGTTATCTCAATATCATACGTAGGAAGATCAAACGACCCAATGCCAGTAATCGGCCTCCACAACAACGGATTAACACCACCCGTGTAAACCACCGTAAACGGCCAAACCGCACCAATCACACCACCATCTAAACTCACCACAACCTCCCTAAACGGCCCGTTACCAGGGTAACCCGTCAAATTATTATCCAAAACATATTCATTGACCACATTCGTGGGCCAAAACTCATCGTTCTCATGAAACGAAACGTAGACCTCAAGAACAGCCCGATACACATTCTGTGGAACCCTAAACTCTTTCACCTCCACATCAGTCGAATTCTCGATTTCAAACCACAGCCCATCATTCATTGGCATGTTTCTTGAAATGGGTATGATCAAATCAGCCCATTTATTATCTAAAGTCCCTAAATTTAATCCATTTTCACTCAATTTATT
This genomic interval carries:
- the LOC110897566 gene encoding peptide-N4-(N-acetyl-beta-glucosaminyl)asparagine amidase A — encoded protein: MASTPLSLLSLLLLLSFSLICAKPPTLHLHLTTDPTTTTTTDTLPTTFFEVTKPIKLPNTKPCSTHILQHDFAYTYGSPPVSTPYSPPSTSNCPSNTFSRIVLQWSATCKGRQFDRIFGVWLGGVELLRSCTAEPRATGIQWTVKKDITRYYSLLMTNQTLDVYLGNIVDTTYTGVYHVNLSFHFYPNKLSENGLNLGTLDNKWADLIIPISRNMPMNDGLWFEIENSTDVEVKEFRVPQNVYRAVLEVYVSFHENDEFWPTNVVNEYVLDNNLTGYPGNGPFREVVVSLDGGVIGAVWPFTVVYTGGVNPLLWRPITGIGSFDLPTYDIEITPFLGSILNGKTHEFGFSVTNALNVWYIDANLHVWLDEKSEKTTGKLLTQNISPLHVSLVSNYTGLNGTFVTKATRSIKSTGWVQSSHGKIVTETTQKFNYTNIMVMAENADSQIVNQIIEFNDSVYAKIPSSVVSKESLKTFSFYIHSDTEDKGNGSYAELADITLGFNEKKIGNSGSKSFTSVLENVQNGQGSMFVKGNLVVSGLGSTQQMYKYGDDEFCYFRDVSSSNYTIIYDKEGHTCSKSEKSGFSFVIGKHWPFPARDRHAI